From Desmodus rotundus isolate HL8 chromosome 12, HLdesRot8A.1, whole genome shotgun sequence, one genomic window encodes:
- the MRPL24 gene encoding large ribosomal subunit protein uL24m produces the protein MRLSALLALTSKVTLPPHYRYGMSRPGSLADKRKNPPGTRRRPVAVEPISDEDWHLFCGDKVEVLEGKDAGKQGKVVQVIRQRNWVVLEGLNTHYRYIGRTKDYRGTMIPSEAPLLHNQVKLVDPVDRKPTEVEWRFTEAGERVRVSTRSGRIIPKPEFPRADGIVPETWIDGPKDTSVEDALERTYVPRLKTLEEEVMDAMGIQETRRHRKVYWY, from the exons ATGCGTCTCTCTGCCCTGTTGGCCTTGACATCCAAGGTCACTCTGCCCCCCCACTACCGCTATGGGATGAGCCGCCCAGGTTCCCTtgcagacaagaggaagaacccTCCAGGGACCAGGCGGCGCCCAGTAGCTGTGGAACCCATTTCCGATGAAGACTGGCATCTGTTCTGTGGGGATAAG GTGGAGGTCCTAGAAGGCAAGGATGCTGGGAAGCAAGGCAAAGTGGTTCAAGTTATCCGGCAGCGAAACTGGGTGGTCCTGGAAGGGCTAAATACA CATTACCGCTATATTGGCAGGACCAAGGACTACCGGGGAACCATGATCCCTAGCGAAGCACCCTTGCTCCACAACCAAGTCAAACTTGTGGATCCTGTGGACAG GAAACCCACTGAAGTGGAGTGGAGATTCACTGAGGCAGGAGAGCGGGTCCGAGTCTCCACAAGATCAGGAAGGATTATTCCCAAACCTGAATTTCCCAGAGCTGATGGCATCGTCCCTGAAACATGGATTG ATGGCCCCAAAGACACATCAGTGGAAGATGCTCTAGAAAGAACCTATGTGCCCCGTCTAAAGACTCTGGAAGAGGAGGTGATGGATGCAATGGGGATTCAGGAGACTCGGAGACACAGGAAAGTCTATTGGTATTGA